The Elaeis guineensis isolate ETL-2024a chromosome 14, EG11, whole genome shotgun sequence genome has a segment encoding these proteins:
- the LOC105057036 gene encoding thioredoxin-like protein AAED1, chloroplastic: protein MAIPLRFATPATAVWIEARRDRHATTILRNTKHSIPNPRFSFQRKKTNERYRSLPLLSATSDSLGSKSAITSEGLTSSLEGVEVFDITGNAICITDLWKDRKAVVAFARHFGCVLCRKRADLLASKKELMDAAGVALVLIGPGSTDQAKAFVQQTKFKGEVYADPSHSSFNALDFAYGVSTTFTPSAGMKIIQSYIEGYRQDWGLSFKKNTISRGGWQQGGLLVAGPGVSNISYIHKDKEAGDDPNIEDVVKACCL, encoded by the exons ATGGCGATACCTCTGCGCTTTGCTACGCCCGCGACCGCCGTCTGGATAGAGGCTAGGCGCGACCGGCACGCAACTACTATTCTTCGAAACACTAAGCACTCTATCCCGAACCCTCGCTTCTCATTTCAGCGCAAGAAGACCAACGAGCGTTACcgctccctccctctcctctccgCGACCTCCGATTCTCTTG GAAGCAAATCTGCAATTACTTCTGAAGGACTTACAAGTTCCCTAGAAGGAGTAGAAGTTTTTGATATAACTGGGAATGCAATTTGTATAACTGATTTGTGGAAGGATAGGAAAGCTGTAGTTGCATTTGCACGCCATTTTGG ATGTGTTCTGTGCCGTAAGCGAGCTGATCTTCTTGCCTCCAAAAAG GAGCTCATGGATGCAGCTGGGGTTGCACTTGTTTTAATTGGACCAGGTAGCACTGACCAG GCAAAGGCATTTGTTCAGCAAACCAAATTCAAAGGAG AAGTTTATGCAGATCCTAGCCACTCATCATTTAATGCTCTTGATTTTGCTTATGGAGTATCAACAACATTTACTCCATCG GCTGGTATGAAGATTATACAGTCATACATTGAAGGTTATAGACAGGACTGGGGGCTGTCATTTAAAAAGAACACCATAAGCAGAGGTGGTTG GCAACAAGGAGGACTTCTGGTTGCAGGCCCTGGAGTTAGTAACATATCGTATATCCACAAG GACAAAGAAGCTGGAGATGATCCAAATATTGAAGATGTTGTGAAAGCATGCTGTCTATAA
- the LOC105057034 gene encoding large ribosomal subunit protein uL10c: MTSLRSAISSSLPSIRAVVSRSKREMIRRELENCHLVAGIWCHGLTVKQLQALRGALPETTKLVVTKNTLVEKAIEGTKWEPLKPCIKGMNAWFFVHSDQIPFGLKPYRDFQKEWKLVLNDFTGAVFEGRLYGPDDFQALETMPTLMESHAYLLGCLQTPAISLVSTLQSPERDAEKPEGGGEAGPATAATAAADK; encoded by the coding sequence ATGACTTCCCTGCGCTCCGCCATATCCTCGTCCCTCCCTTCGATCCGCGCGGTGGTCAGCCGATCGAAGCGGGAAATGATTCGGCGGGAGCTGGAGAACTGCCACCTGGTGGCGGGGATCTGGTGCCACGGCCTCACAGTGAAGCAGCTCCAGGCCCTCCGCGGCGCCCTCCCGGAGACCACCAAGCTGGTGGTGACGAAGAACACCCTCGTCGAGAAGGCCATCGAGGGCACCAAGTGGGAGCCCCTCAAGCCCTGCATCAAGGGCATGAACGCCTGGTTCTTCGTCCACTCCGACCAGATCCCTTTCGGCCTCAAGCCCTACCGAGACTTCCAGAAGGAGTGGAAGCTCGTCCTCAACGACTTCACCGGCGCCGTGTTCGAGGGCCGGCTCTACGGGCCGGATGACTTCCAGGCTCTCGAGACAATGCCCACCCTAATGGAGTCGCATGCCTACCTCCTGGGCTGCCTCCAGACCCCAGCGATCTCGCTGGTCAGCACGCTGCAGTCGCCCGAGAGGGATGCCGAGAAGCCCGAGGGAGGGGGCGAGGCTGGTCCAGCTACCGCCGCCACCGCCGCTGCTGATAAATAG
- the LOC105057035 gene encoding DNA topoisomerase 6 subunit A3 produces the protein MSEKKRRRADPGPSGPAAATKKARARGSSHAHDLRKQLTPDSNILASLRRMYDEAQSSAASSKTLTLSDLNLSSACREVSDRDASSVKHTIERAILDVARSILAGRGFSFDVPSRSASNQLYVPELDRIVLRDKSSSRPFANLSTVRKATITARVLSLVYAVLLRDIHVTKRDLFYTDVKLFQDQSQSDAVLDDVSCMLGCTRSSLHVVASEKGVVVGRLVFTDDGDRIDCTKMGIGGKAIPPNIDRVGSLESDALFILLVEKDAAFMRLAEDRFYNRFPCIIVTAKGQPDVATRLFLKRMKTELKLPVLALVDSDPYGLKILSVYMCGSKNMSYDSSNLTTPDIKWLGVRPSDLDKYQIPEQCRLAMTDQDVKAGKDLLEEEFVKRNEGWVKELESMVRTRQKAEIQALSSFGFQYLTEVYLPLKLQQKDWL, from the coding sequence ATGTCGGAGAAGAAGCGCCGCCGCGCCGATCCGGGCCCCTCCGGCCCCGCGGCGGCCACCAAAAAAGCCCGGGCGAGGGGGAGCTCCCACGCCCACGACCTCCGGAAGCAGCTGACGCCTGATTCGAATATCCTCGCCTCCCTCCGCCGCATGTACGACGAGGCCCAATCCTCCGCCGCCTCCTCCAAAACCCTCACCCTCTCCGACCTCAACCTCTCCTCCGCCTGCCGCGAGGTCTCCGACCGCGACGCCTCCTCTGTCAAGCACACCATCGAGCGAGCCATCCTCGACGTCGCCCGCTCCATTCTTGCCGGACGCGGCTTCTCCTTCGACGTGCCCTCCCGCTCCGCCTCCAACCAGCTCTACGTCCCCGAACTCGACCGCATCGTCCTTCGCGACAAGTCCTCATCCCGCCCCTTCGCCAACCTCTCCACCGTCCGCAAGGCCACCATCACGGCCCGCGTCCTCTCCCTTGTGTACGCCGTCCTACTCCGCGACATCCATGTCACCAAGCGTGACCTCTTCTACACGGACGTCAAGCTCTTCCAGGACCAGTCCCAATCGGACGCCGTGCTTGACGACGTATCTTGCATGCTCGGCTGCACCCGATCCTCCCTCCATGTCGTGGCATCGGAGAAGGGTGTCGTCGTCGGCCGCCTCGTCTTTACCGATGATGGTGACCGCATTGACTGCACCAAGATGGGTATCGGTGGCAAGGCCATACCGCCCAATATCGACCGCGTTGGCAGCCTCGAGAGTGATGCCCTCTTCATCCTCCTGGTCGAGAAAGACGCCGCCTTTATGCGGCTGGCAGAGGACCGGTTCTACAATCGCTTCCCCTGCATAATTGTCACTGCTAAAGGCCAGCCCGACGTCGCCACCAGGCTTTTCTTAAAGAGGATGAAGACTGAGCTGAAGCTGCCGGTGCTGGCCCTTGTTGATAGCGATCCCTACGGGCTCAAGATCCTGTCGGTGTACATGTGCGGGTCCAAGAACATGTCGTATGACAGCTCGAACTTGACGACGCCGGACATCAAGTGGCTGGGTGTGCGGCCGAGCGACCTGGATAAATACCAGATTCCGGAACAGTGCCGACTGGCGATGACGGACCAGGACGTGAAGGCTGGGAAGGACCTGCTCGAGGAGGAATTTGTGAAGAGGAATGAGGGCTGGGTGAAGGAGCTGGAGTCAATGGTGAGGACGAGGCAGAAGGCTGAGATACAGGCCCTCAGCTCGTTTGGATTCCAGTACCTCACCGAGGTCTACCTCCCCCTAAAGCTGCAGCAGAAGGATTGGCTGTAA